Proteins encoded in a region of the Puniceibacterium sp. IMCC21224 genome:
- a CDS encoding DUF6497 family protein: protein MHLAPPIQCTVAGLTQDRAAPAGGAVWCRGCTRSPAIARVSRVFALLLFALPVRAADDGLTLPSGLDVSLIGRVDEGAATGPIHRFRFVAPGIRAEDHGLEQLSADMDYLCQNVALPHLIQEGAATGRIVVSLAQAATEFGVANPDIRQFFEAYSVDGNRCIWEAF, encoded by the coding sequence ATGCATCTGGCCCCACCGATCCAGTGTACGGTCGCGGGTCTGACCCAAGACCGCGCAGCCCCGGCGGGAGGAGCCGTTTGGTGTCGGGGCTGCACTAGATCGCCTGCGATTGCGCGGGTGTCACGTGTTTTTGCCTTGCTGCTGTTTGCCCTGCCGGTGCGGGCTGCGGACGATGGTCTGACGTTGCCCTCAGGGTTGGATGTCAGCCTGATCGGACGGGTCGATGAGGGCGCTGCGACGGGTCCGATCCACCGGTTCCGCTTTGTTGCGCCGGGTATCCGTGCAGAAGATCACGGGCTTGAGCAACTCTCCGCTGATATGGATTATCTTTGTCAGAACGTCGCCCTGCCGCATCTGATTCAAGAGGGCGCCGCAACCGGTCGCATCGTTGTCAGTCTGGCGCAGGCGGCCACCGAATTTGGCGTCGCAAACCCTGATATCCGGCAGTTTTTCGAGGCTTACAGCGTCGACGGAAACCGCTGCATTTGGGAGGCTTTTTGA
- a CDS encoding acyl-CoA carboxylase subunit beta, whose translation MTDILQELETRRADARLGGGEKRIAAQHAKGKLTARERIELLLDDGSFEEFDMFVTHRCTDFGMEQQKPYGDGVVTGWGTINGRMVYVFSQDFTVFGGSLSETHAQKICKIMDMAMQNGAPVIGINDSGGARIQEGVASLAGYAEVFQRNVMASGVVPQISLIMGPCAGGAVYSPAMTDFIFMVKDSSYMFVTGPDVVKTVTNEQVTAEELGGASTHTRKSSVADGAFENDVEALAEARRLFDFLPLNNREKPPVRPFFDEPGRVEASLDTLIPENANTPYDMKELILKIADEADFYEIQEDYAKNIITGFMRLEGQTVGVVANQPMVLAGCLDIDSSRKAARFVRFCDCFEIPILTLVDVPGFLPGTSQEYGGVIKHGAKLLFAYGEATVPKVTVITRKAYGGAYDVMASKHLRGDFNYAWPTAEIAVMGAKGATEIIHRADLGDSDKIAAHAKSYEDRFANPFVAAERGFIDEVIQPRSTRRRVSRAFASLRGKKLQNPWKKHDNIPL comes from the coding sequence ATGACCGACATTCTCCAGGAGCTTGAAACCCGCCGCGCTGATGCCCGTCTGGGCGGGGGCGAAAAGCGGATCGCCGCACAGCACGCCAAGGGCAAGCTGACCGCACGCGAACGGATCGAGTTGCTGCTCGATGATGGCAGTTTCGAAGAATTCGATATGTTCGTCACCCATCGTTGCACCGATTTCGGGATGGAGCAGCAAAAGCCCTATGGTGACGGGGTTGTGACCGGCTGGGGCACGATCAACGGTCGCATGGTCTATGTCTTTTCGCAGGATTTCACTGTCTTTGGCGGGTCGCTGTCGGAAACCCACGCGCAAAAGATCTGCAAGATCATGGATATGGCGATGCAGAACGGCGCGCCGGTCATCGGCATCAACGATTCCGGCGGCGCGCGCATTCAAGAGGGCGTTGCCAGCCTCGCGGGCTATGCCGAGGTGTTCCAACGCAATGTCATGGCGTCCGGTGTCGTACCGCAGATCAGCCTGATCATGGGCCCTTGCGCCGGTGGTGCGGTCTATTCCCCGGCGATGACCGACTTTATTTTCATGGTCAAAGACAGCTCGTACATGTTCGTGACCGGGCCCGACGTGGTTAAGACCGTAACAAACGAACAGGTCACCGCCGAAGAGTTGGGCGGTGCCTCGACCCACACGCGTAAATCGTCGGTGGCCGACGGCGCGTTCGAAAATGATGTCGAAGCGCTTGCCGAAGCGCGCCGCCTTTTCGATTTCCTGCCGCTCAACAACCGCGAAAAGCCGCCTGTGCGGCCGTTCTTTGACGAACCGGGTCGGGTCGAAGCTTCGCTCGATACTTTGATCCCCGAGAATGCCAATACGCCCTACGATATGAAGGAACTGATCCTCAAGATCGCGGATGAGGCAGATTTTTACGAAATTCAGGAAGATTACGCCAAGAACATCATCACAGGTTTCATGCGCCTTGAAGGGCAGACAGTCGGCGTGGTTGCCAACCAGCCGATGGTGCTGGCCGGGTGTCTCGACATCGACAGCTCACGCAAGGCCGCGCGGTTCGTCCGGTTCTGCGACTGTTTCGAAATCCCGATCCTGACGCTGGTGGATGTGCCCGGCTTTCTGCCCGGCACCAGCCAGGAATACGGCGGCGTGATCAAACACGGTGCCAAGCTGCTGTTCGCCTACGGCGAAGCCACGGTGCCAAAAGTCACGGTGATCACCCGCAAGGCGTATGGCGGCGCCTATGACGTGATGGCGTCGAAACATTTGCGCGGCGATTTTAACTATGCCTGGCCAACCGCAGAGATTGCGGTGATGGGGGCAAAAGGCGCGACTGAAATCATTCACCGCGCCGATCTGGGCGATTCAGATAAGATCGCCGCCCATGCCAAAAGCTATGAAGACCGATTTGCCAACCCGTTTGTTGCGGCCGAACGTGGGTTCATCGACGAGGTGATTCAGCCGCGCTCGACTCGCCGCCGAGTCAGCCGCGCTTTTGCCTCTTTGCGCGGTAAAAAATTGCAGAACCCGTGGAAAAAGCACGATAATATTCCGCTTTAA
- the gatA gene encoding Asp-tRNA(Asn)/Glu-tRNA(Gln) amidotransferase subunit GatA — translation MADLSKLTVAAARDSLRKGDVTSVELTSAYLTAIDAADALGAFVHKTPELAMTAAKAADARLKGPEEAPDLCGIPLGIKDLFCTKGVPSQAASRILEGFKPEYESTVTNQLFNAGAVMLGKLNMDEFAMGSSNETSTYGNAVNPWRRGNDDAALTPGGSSGGSAAAVAADLCLAATGTDTGGSIRQPAAFTGITGIKPTYGRCSRWGIVAFASSLDQAGPMTKDVRDAAIMLSAMCGHDPKDSTSADLPVPDFEAMLTGDIRGKTIGIPREYRMDGMPDEIEALWSQGRDMLRDAGAKIVDISLPHTKYALPAYYVIAPAEASSNLARYDGVRYGHRATLSHGDGITEMYEKTRAEGFGAEVQRRVMIGTYVLSAGFYDAYYNRARKVRTLIKRDFETVFEQGVDAILTPATPSAAFPLGMKSDDPVQMYLNDVFTVTVNLAGLPGISVPVGQDHQGMPLGLQLIGRPWEEGDLLNTAYALEQAAGFVAKPAKWW, via the coding sequence ATGGCTGATCTTTCGAAACTGACCGTAGCCGCTGCGCGGGATTCTCTGCGTAAAGGCGATGTGACCAGCGTAGAGCTGACCAGCGCCTACCTGACAGCCATTGATGCCGCCGACGCGCTGGGCGCGTTTGTTCACAAGACGCCCGAACTGGCAATGACAGCCGCCAAAGCTGCTGATGCGCGTCTCAAAGGACCCGAAGAGGCCCCCGACCTCTGCGGCATTCCGTTGGGGATCAAGGATTTGTTCTGCACCAAAGGTGTACCAAGTCAGGCCGCCAGTCGCATCCTTGAGGGTTTCAAACCCGAATATGAGAGTACAGTCACCAACCAGCTCTTTAACGCCGGTGCGGTCATGCTGGGCAAGCTTAACATGGACGAATTTGCCATGGGGTCGTCCAACGAGACGTCGACATATGGCAATGCGGTGAATCCCTGGCGGCGTGGCAACGATGACGCCGCGCTGACGCCGGGCGGTTCGTCGGGTGGCTCTGCGGCGGCTGTGGCAGCGGATCTCTGCCTTGCTGCGACCGGCACTGACACGGGCGGGTCGATACGCCAGCCTGCGGCCTTTACCGGCATCACCGGGATCAAACCGACCTATGGCCGTTGTTCGCGCTGGGGCATCGTGGCGTTCGCCTCGTCGCTGGATCAGGCGGGCCCCATGACCAAGGACGTGCGCGATGCGGCGATCATGCTGAGTGCGATGTGCGGCCACGATCCCAAAGACAGCACAAGCGCCGATCTGCCGGTGCCGGACTTTGAGGCGATGCTGACTGGCGACATCCGCGGTAAGACCATCGGTATCCCGCGCGAATACCGCATGGATGGTATGCCTGACGAGATCGAGGCGCTTTGGTCACAGGGGCGCGACATGCTGCGCGATGCCGGTGCCAAAATCGTCGACATCAGCCTGCCGCACACCAAATACGCGCTGCCTGCCTACTATGTCATCGCCCCGGCCGAGGCATCGTCGAATCTCGCTCGGTATGATGGCGTCCGCTACGGTCATCGTGCCACGCTGTCCCATGGTGACGGCATCACCGAGATGTACGAAAAGACCCGTGCCGAAGGGTTCGGAGCCGAGGTACAGCGCCGCGTGATGATCGGCACCTACGTGTTGTCGGCCGGTTTTTACGACGCCTATTATAACCGCGCCCGCAAGGTGCGGACGCTGATCAAGCGTGACTTTGAGACGGTGTTCGAGCAAGGTGTTGACGCGATCCTGACCCCGGCGACGCCCTCGGCGGCCTTTCCGCTGGGGATGAAGTCTGACGATCCGGTGCAAATGTACCTCAACGACGTCTTCACGGTTACGGTGAACTTGGCCGGACTACCGGGTATTTCGGTACCTGTCGGGCAGGATCATCAGGGGATGCCGCTGGGCCTGCAACTGATCGGGCGTCCGTGGGAAGAGGGCGATCTGCTCAACACCGCCTACGCGCTTGAGCAGGCAGCGGGCTTTGTGGCCAAACCGGCCAAATGGTGGTAA
- a CDS encoding acetyl/propionyl/methylcrotonyl-CoA carboxylase subunit alpha produces MFDKILIANRGEIACRVIKTARRMGIKTVAIYSDADRKALHVSMADEAIHIGPPPANQSYIVIDKVMEAIRASGAQAVHPGYGFLSENSKFAEALSAEGVAFVGPPVGAIEKMGDKITSKKIAAEAGVSTVPGYMGEIADGDEAVKISGEIGYPVMIKASAGGGGKGMRIAWKEDEVREGFQSSKNEAANSFGDDRIFIEKFVTQPRHIEIQVLADAHGNCIYLGERECSIQRRNQKVIEEAPSPFLDPETRKAMGEQACALAQAVGYTSAGTVEFIVDGDRNFYFLEMNTRLQVEHPVTELITGVDLVEQMIRVANGEPLSITQDDVKLNGWAMESRLYAEDPYRGFLPSIGRLTRYRPPAEVAVEGAVVRNDTGVYEGGEISMYYDPMIAKLCTWGPTRAAAIEGMRNALDSFEVEGIGHNLPFLSAVMDHPKFTSGDITTAFIAEEYPEGFEGVALPEGSLRRIAAACAAMNRVAEIRRARVSGTLDNHERRVGEDWNVALQGMDYDVQIAADPTGASVTFADGAVLRVAGDWTPGDQLATMTVDGTPLVLKVGKISGGFRIRSRGADLKVHVRSPRQAELARLMPEKLPPDTSKLLLCPMPGLIVKVNVEVGDEVQDGQALCTVEAMKMENILRAERKGVVSKINAAAGDSLAVDDVIMEFE; encoded by the coding sequence ATGTTTGACAAGATCCTGATAGCCAACCGGGGCGAAATCGCCTGCCGGGTCATCAAGACGGCGCGCCGGATGGGCATCAAGACGGTGGCGATCTATTCCGACGCTGACCGCAAGGCGCTGCATGTGTCCATGGCGGACGAGGCGATCCACATCGGGCCGCCGCCTGCCAACCAGTCCTATATCGTCATCGACAAGGTGATGGAGGCAATCCGCGCCAGCGGCGCGCAGGCGGTGCATCCCGGTTATGGCTTCCTGTCCGAAAACTCCAAATTCGCAGAGGCACTGTCGGCCGAAGGTGTCGCCTTTGTCGGGCCGCCGGTCGGCGCCATCGAAAAGATGGGGGACAAGATCACCTCGAAAAAGATCGCGGCCGAGGCGGGGGTGAGCACAGTTCCCGGCTACATGGGCGAGATCGCCGATGGCGACGAAGCGGTGAAGATCTCGGGTGAGATTGGGTATCCGGTGATGATCAAGGCCAGTGCCGGTGGTGGTGGCAAGGGCATGCGCATCGCCTGGAAAGAAGACGAGGTCCGCGAAGGCTTTCAATCGTCCAAGAACGAGGCGGCGAACAGCTTTGGCGACGACCGGATCTTTATCGAAAAGTTTGTGACCCAGCCCCGGCATATCGAAATTCAGGTATTGGCGGATGCCCATGGCAACTGCATCTATCTGGGCGAACGCGAATGTTCGATCCAGCGCCGCAATCAAAAGGTCATCGAAGAGGCACCGTCGCCGTTCCTTGATCCCGAGACACGCAAGGCAATGGGCGAACAGGCCTGCGCTCTGGCGCAGGCGGTGGGCTATACCAGTGCCGGGACGGTCGAATTCATCGTCGATGGCGACCGGAATTTCTATTTCCTCGAAATGAACACCCGTCTTCAGGTTGAACATCCGGTGACCGAGCTGATCACCGGGGTCGATCTGGTCGAACAGATGATCCGTGTGGCGAATGGAGAGCCGCTGAGCATCACCCAGGACGATGTCAAACTGAACGGCTGGGCGATGGAAAGCCGCCTCTATGCCGAAGACCCATATCGCGGTTTTCTGCCCTCAATTGGTCGGCTGACACGGTATCGCCCGCCAGCGGAAGTCGCCGTTGAGGGCGCCGTTGTACGCAACGATACCGGCGTCTATGAGGGCGGTGAGATCAGCATGTATTACGACCCGATGATCGCCAAGCTTTGCACATGGGGACCGACCCGTGCAGCCGCGATTGAGGGGATGCGCAATGCGCTCGATTCATTCGAGGTCGAGGGGATTGGCCACAATCTGCCGTTCCTGTCAGCCGTGATGGATCACCCAAAGTTCACCTCGGGTGATATCACAACCGCATTTATTGCCGAGGAATACCCCGAAGGTTTCGAAGGCGTCGCGCTGCCCGAAGGTTCCTTGCGCCGGATCGCCGCCGCTTGTGCTGCGATGAACCGGGTGGCTGAAATCCGGCGGGCGCGGGTGTCGGGCACGCTGGACAACCACGAACGCCGGGTCGGCGAGGATTGGAATGTTGCGCTTCAGGGCATGGATTATGATGTCCAGATCGCCGCAGACCCGACAGGTGCGTCAGTCACTTTTGCTGATGGCGCGGTGCTGCGTGTGGCGGGCGACTGGACACCGGGTGATCAGCTGGCCACGATGACGGTGGATGGTACACCGCTTGTGCTCAAGGTTGGCAAGATTTCGGGCGGTTTCCGCATCCGCAGCCGAGGCGCGGATCTCAAGGTGCATGTGCGCAGCCCGCGTCAGGCGGAACTGGCACGGCTGATGCCGGAAAAACTGCCGCCGGATACGTCAAAGCTGCTGCTGTGCCCGATGCCGGGGCTGATTGTTAAGGTCAATGTCGAGGTTGGGGATGAAGTGCAGGACGGCCAGGCGCTGTGTACTGTCGAGGCGATGAAGATGGAGAACATCCTGCGCGCCGAACGCAAGGGTGTGGTGTCCAAGATCAACGCGGCGGCTGGCGATTCTCTGGCTGTTGACGATGTGATCATGGAATTCGAATAG
- a CDS encoding short-chain fatty acyl-CoA regulator family protein has protein sequence MATQKLYVGAKLREIRVRFGLTQKDFAAKLGISLPYLNQMENNNRPVSSSVVLALAQEFGLDVTELGQGDAERLVSDMREALADPLFAETGPQLADLRLAASNAPVFARAFLALHKAYRQTHERLASLDEALGRDGSQMQPGAWEEVRDFFHYCDNYIDAVDRAAERFAAGLGEDIRAGAIHALAGQGIKTRFIQDAILRQFDATTRELDLSSLAPAETQTFQLLLQVALLRQDALLEATLDLARFRTDAAREIAKIGLANYFAGATMMPYGAFLAAAQETRHDLERLAARFGASIEQVAHRLSTMQRPGAKGIPFFFVRVDQAGTITKRHSATRLQFARYGGACPLWNVHRAFETPGQFLRQLAETPDGVRYLSVARDVSKTGGHFGAPVRRYAIALGCEVHHAGALVYADGLDLDRDSAFEPIGISCRICERVMCHQRSVPPMERTLKVTPDRRGVLPYDLE, from the coding sequence GTGGCGACGCAGAAACTATATGTCGGGGCCAAGCTGCGCGAAATCCGTGTGCGCTTTGGTCTGACGCAAAAGGATTTTGCCGCTAAACTCGGTATCTCCCTGCCCTATCTGAACCAGATGGAGAACAACAACCGCCCGGTCAGCAGCTCAGTCGTGCTGGCACTGGCCCAAGAGTTCGGGCTGGATGTGACCGAATTGGGTCAGGGCGACGCCGAACGGCTGGTGTCCGACATGCGCGAGGCGCTGGCCGATCCGCTTTTTGCCGAAACCGGTCCGCAGCTGGCGGATTTGCGACTGGCAGCGTCGAACGCGCCGGTGTTTGCCCGCGCGTTTCTGGCCTTGCACAAAGCCTATCGGCAGACGCATGAACGGCTTGCCAGTCTGGACGAGGCGCTGGGGCGCGACGGATCACAGATGCAACCCGGCGCATGGGAAGAGGTGCGCGATTTTTTCCATTATTGCGACAATTACATCGACGCCGTCGATCGAGCCGCTGAACGCTTTGCCGCCGGGTTGGGTGAAGATATCCGCGCAGGTGCGATCCATGCGTTAGCCGGTCAGGGGATCAAGACCCGGTTCATCCAGGACGCAATTCTGCGCCAGTTCGATGCCACGACCCGCGAGCTGGATCTATCGTCGCTTGCCCCTGCCGAGACGCAGACATTCCAACTGCTGCTACAGGTGGCACTGCTGCGCCAGGACGCGCTGTTGGAGGCGACTCTGGATCTGGCACGGTTCCGCACTGACGCCGCCCGCGAGATCGCCAAGATCGGGCTGGCCAACTACTTTGCCGGGGCGACGATGATGCCCTACGGCGCGTTTCTGGCAGCGGCACAAGAGACCCGGCACGATCTCGAACGGTTGGCGGCCCGCTTTGGCGCATCCATCGAACAGGTGGCCCACAGGCTGAGCACGATGCAACGTCCCGGCGCCAAGGGAATCCCATTCTTCTTTGTTCGCGTCGATCAGGCGGGCACGATTACCAAACGGCATTCAGCAACCCGATTGCAATTTGCCCGCTATGGCGGCGCCTGCCCACTATGGAACGTGCACCGGGCGTTCGAAACGCCGGGCCAGTTTCTGCGACAACTGGCGGAAACGCCGGATGGTGTGCGCTACCTCAGCGTTGCGCGGGATGTGTCCAAAACCGGTGGGCATTTTGGCGCGCCGGTGCGGCGCTATGCGATCGCACTTGGCTGTGAGGTCCACCATGCCGGGGCACTGGTCTATGCCGACGGGCTGGATCTGGATCGTGACAGTGCGTTTGAGCCGATCGGCATTTCCTGCCGGATCTGCGAGCGGGTGATGTGCCACCAGCGCTCGGTGCCGCCAATGGAACGCACCCTGAAGGTGACGCCAGACCGCCGTGGTGTCCTGCCTTACGATCTGGAGTGA
- the cysE gene encoding serine O-acetyltransferase: protein MAETRVRIAELDPVWARIVREAEDAVATEPLLGGLVHYSVLHHPTIERALAYRTSLKLASGEMSEQILREICDEAYVSDPQLALAARADIVAVFERDPACHRFLQPLLFFKGFQAIQSYRVANWLWREGRTDLAYLFQMRCSEVFGVDIHPAARIGRGIMIDHAHSIVIGETAVVGDNVSMLHSVTLGGTGKEEEDRHPKIGDGVLIGAGAKVLGNIRVGNCSRVAAGSVVLDEVPPCKTVAGVPARIVGEAGCAQPSVSMDQILRGA, encoded by the coding sequence ATGGCCGAAACCCGTGTAAGAATAGCCGAACTGGATCCGGTCTGGGCCCGCATCGTGCGCGAAGCAGAAGATGCCGTGGCGACGGAACCCCTGCTGGGTGGTCTGGTGCATTATTCCGTATTGCATCACCCGACGATTGAACGCGCGCTGGCCTATCGGACCTCACTCAAGCTAGCGTCGGGCGAGATGTCCGAACAGATTCTGCGCGAAATCTGTGACGAGGCGTATGTTTCGGACCCACAGCTGGCGTTGGCAGCGCGGGCTGATATTGTCGCGGTTTTCGAACGCGACCCGGCGTGCCATCGTTTCTTGCAGCCGCTGCTCTTCTTCAAAGGGTTTCAGGCTATTCAGTCCTACCGTGTGGCGAATTGGCTATGGCGCGAGGGGCGAACCGATCTCGCTTATCTTTTCCAGATGCGCTGCTCTGAGGTGTTTGGCGTTGATATCCATCCCGCAGCGCGGATCGGGCGCGGCATTATGATTGACCATGCCCATTCAATTGTGATCGGTGAGACGGCGGTGGTCGGAGACAATGTCTCGATGCTTCACTCGGTCACGTTGGGCGGGACCGGCAAGGAAGAAGAGGATCGTCACCCCAAGATCGGCGATGGCGTGCTGATCGGTGCCGGAGCCAAGGTGTTGGGAAACATCCGCGTCGGCAATTGCAGTCGAGTGGCTGCAGGATCCGTTGTGCTAGACGAAGTCCCTCCGTGCAAGACAGTCGCTGGTGTGCCCGCGCGAATTGTTGGGGAGGCGGGGTGTGCTCAGCCTTCGGTGAGCATGGACCAGATTTTGCGCGGGGCGTGA
- a CDS encoding N-acetylmuramoyl-L-alanine amidase: MGSGTVPGRARLLTTLWYPSLNAGPRRDAARPDIVVLHYTAMTSAEAACDWLCNTESQVSAHYVISEAGIVWQLVDEADRAWHAGAGRWGAVTDVNSRSIGIELANTGTQPFSEPQMARLETLLSNILQRWQIPPERVIAHSDLAPTRKFDPGPRFDWRRLALRDLSVWPQLSTSGDFARDAQIFGYGPQSDGDILLAAFRSRFRPWATGPLDDTDRALMADLANRYPNPDRPAI, from the coding sequence GTGGGATCCGGCACCGTTCCGGGCCGTGCGCGGCTTCTGACCACGCTCTGGTATCCCTCACTCAACGCTGGGCCGCGCCGGGATGCTGCGCGGCCTGATATCGTTGTGCTGCACTACACGGCAATGACCAGCGCCGAGGCCGCCTGCGACTGGCTTTGCAACACAGAATCCCAAGTTTCCGCTCACTATGTTATCTCTGAAGCCGGCATAGTGTGGCAGTTGGTCGATGAAGCTGACCGGGCCTGGCACGCTGGCGCGGGGCGGTGGGGTGCAGTCACCGACGTCAACTCGCGGTCGATCGGGATCGAACTGGCCAACACCGGCACGCAGCCATTTTCCGAGCCACAGATGGCGCGCCTCGAGACGCTGCTGAGCAATATCCTGCAACGCTGGCAGATCCCGCCCGAACGGGTGATCGCCCATTCCGATCTGGCCCCAACGCGCAAATTCGATCCCGGCCCACGCTTTGACTGGCGGCGACTGGCGCTGCGCGACCTGTCGGTCTGGCCTCAACTTTCAACATCAGGCGACTTCGCCCGTGATGCGCAGATCTTTGGGTACGGCCCGCAATCCGATGGCGACATTCTGCTCGCGGCGTTCCGATCCCGATTTCGCCCCTGGGCCACCGGGCCATTGGATGACACCGATCGTGCCCTGATGGCAGACCTCGCAAACCGCTATCCGAACCCGGATAGGCCTGCCATATGA
- a CDS encoding multidrug effflux MFS transporter translates to MQDAPIVRFLDRSTPPHIITLILLAGLSALAMNIFLPSLPNMTAYFQTEYRLMQLSVAIYLAVNALLQVVIGPLSDKLGRRPVILAGLLGFMLATMGCILSRDPYVFLAFRMLQSVIVTSMVLSRAVVRDMVPQDQAASMIGYVTMGMAVVPMIGPAVGGMLDEAFGWQANFWLLLLLGGLLFWLAWADLGETAYRSSLTLRQQFGEYPELLTAPRFWGFALAAAFCSGSFFAYLGGAPFVGTVVYGLSPSELGFYFGAPAIGYFLGNFASGRYSTLVGVNRMVLWGSVINTLGIGLSLLVMASGYGSVLSFFGFMVLVGLGNGLAMPNATAGMLSVRPHLAGTASGLGGAIMIGGGAALSALAGALLQPGTGAWPLLWIMFVTSLLAVASIVFVIWRERQLAGLDPA, encoded by the coding sequence ATGCAAGATGCCCCCATTGTCCGATTTTTGGACCGCTCCACTCCGCCACATATTATCACGCTCATCCTGCTGGCAGGGTTGTCGGCGCTGGCGATGAATATCTTTCTGCCGAGCCTGCCCAACATGACGGCATATTTTCAGACCGAATACCGGCTTATGCAACTTTCGGTGGCGATCTATCTGGCCGTGAATGCGCTGCTTCAGGTAGTGATTGGACCGTTATCGGACAAATTAGGGCGGCGGCCGGTGATTCTGGCTGGCCTTTTGGGCTTTATGCTGGCGACCATGGGCTGCATCCTCTCACGCGATCCGTATGTTTTTCTGGCGTTTCGAATGTTGCAGTCAGTGATCGTGACGTCGATGGTTCTTAGCCGTGCGGTGGTGCGAGATATGGTGCCACAGGATCAGGCAGCGTCGATGATCGGCTATGTCACCATGGGTATGGCGGTGGTGCCAATGATTGGCCCGGCAGTCGGTGGCATGCTCGACGAGGCGTTTGGCTGGCAGGCGAATTTCTGGCTGTTGCTGCTGCTTGGCGGGCTATTGTTCTGGCTCGCCTGGGCCGATCTGGGCGAGACGGCGTACAGAAGCAGCTTGACCCTACGCCAGCAATTCGGCGAATATCCCGAGCTACTGACCGCGCCACGGTTTTGGGGATTTGCCCTCGCGGCGGCGTTCTGTTCCGGCTCGTTCTTTGCTTACCTGGGCGGAGCCCCTTTTGTCGGAACCGTCGTCTATGGCCTGTCGCCGTCTGAACTGGGGTTTTATTTCGGTGCTCCGGCCATCGGCTACTTCTTGGGGAACTTTGCCTCGGGACGATATTCGACTTTGGTTGGCGTCAATCGGATGGTCCTTTGGGGATCGGTTATCAACACGCTCGGGATCGGTCTGTCGCTGCTGGTGATGGCGTCGGGCTATGGTTCAGTGCTGAGCTTTTTCGGCTTTATGGTTCTGGTCGGTCTGGGCAACGGGTTGGCGATGCCGAACGCCACTGCTGGGATGCTCTCGGTGCGTCCGCATCTGGCCGGCACGGCGAGCGGTTTGGGCGGCGCAATCATGATTGGTGGCGGAGCTGCCCTGTCAGCGCTGGCCGGCGCCTTGCTGCAACCGGGCACTGGTGCCTGGCCACTGCTGTGGATCATGTTCGTGACCAGCCTTTTGGCGGTTGCCAGCATCGTCTTTGTCATCTGGCGCGAACGCCAGCTTGCCGGGCTGGATCCCGCATGA
- the gatC gene encoding Asp-tRNA(Asn)/Glu-tRNA(Gln) amidotransferase subunit GatC, protein MSIDIETAARVAKLARIKVDDDALPALAQEFNTILGFIEQLSEVDVDGIEPMVSVTPMRLKRRDDVVTDGNMQARILANAPDTREGFFAVPKVVE, encoded by the coding sequence ATGTCTATCGACATCGAGACCGCCGCCCGCGTGGCCAAGTTGGCCCGCATCAAGGTCGACGACGACGCGCTGCCCGCGCTGGCGCAGGAATTCAACACGATCCTCGGCTTTATCGAGCAATTGTCAGAAGTGGACGTGGACGGGATTGAGCCGATGGTGTCGGTCACGCCCATGCGGCTCAAACGCCGCGACGACGTGGTGACAGACGGCAATATGCAGGCCCGGATTCTTGCCAACGCGCCGGACACGCGCGAAGGGTTCTTTGCTGTACCCAAGGTGGTTGAATGA
- a CDS encoding DUF4174 domain-containing protein has protein sequence MRFISALFAVCATATPGFTAGAESDDPTKALSEEMILDAAELELAQFSWIKRPILVFADNAADPRYVQQMQFITARLNALRDRDVVVITDTNPSAGSPIRQAMHARGFMLVLIGKDGTIIARKPAPWDVREISRSIDKMPMRLQEIRDSHDAGRP, from the coding sequence ATGCGTTTTATCTCAGCGCTGTTTGCCGTTTGCGCCACGGCCACACCGGGTTTCACTGCGGGGGCGGAATCCGACGACCCCACCAAAGCCCTGTCCGAAGAAATGATTCTAGACGCCGCCGAACTGGAGCTGGCGCAGTTTTCCTGGATCAAACGGCCAATTCTGGTGTTTGCCGACAACGCCGCCGACCCGCGATATGTGCAGCAGATGCAGTTCATCACCGCGCGGCTGAACGCCCTGCGCGACCGCGATGTGGTGGTGATCACTGACACCAATCCAAGCGCCGGTTCACCAATCCGACAGGCGATGCACGCGCGGGGGTTCATGCTGGTGCTGATCGGCAAGGACGGTACCATCATCGCCCGCAAACCTGCGCCCTGGGACGTGCGCGAAATCTCACGTTCGATCGACAAGATGCCGATGCGTTTGCAAGAGATCCGCGACAGCCACGATGCTGGCCGCCCCTGA